The following are encoded together in the Theileria orientalis strain Shintoku DNA, chromosome 1, complete genome genome:
- a CDS encoding disrupter of silencing protein produces the protein MGRNVPRKPKKTSEESDVKNKKKTTGSSFKAVVTSDGKDFIPFEEAEDKSTDEELEKLGLPRSFTPEATDDEIEDLEDEYEEGQDEEEEEEQDRVDWGKKLKNYYVDSSDDELDEEALEDRIAEARDITAEMYEDVEEEDADLDQYVDVEKEDDTTALDTLIENLSESLKKDSEKVTLPDDFFVLSDEQKKEFLDKEHPEFLLLLKEFKEKSDISNEQIFKLLSDPKSFKLCTKDGLEYLDIRNELFLMYLSYLTYYLLLKVHGISIENHPVIDRLLEIRLLLDKAKPIENKLQYQISKLLNNLKSKEESLVPRIENMELNNMDNKKYKAPKNIINQVHNEEDKEEDEKDERHKFMKKMNEIEEYEMERMRRIPLTKKYKKYMQTMEKKHKNLIGTNLQDLTSFTNEKTRVKSNSNDLNVAAQKLRQSVIMSEKRNNPDMVYTNKTDRIIKKRKSISNEGDSKSSRNGKNKEHRQKRDEIDKIKENYNKIKENRKQKYQQSNVRVYKPEEVIEGKRDIGKDIMKNRGLVVKRDKTQGNARVTNRRKFEKKMKIYNAMTNKNRKEAPDYVGEETGININKKKSLNA, from the exons ATGGGCAGAAATGTACCTAGGAAACCCAAAAAAACATCTGAGGAATCAGATgttaagaataaaaagaaaactACCGGCTCTTCATTTAAAGCAGTAGTCACAAGCGATGGAAAGGATTTTATCCCCTTTGAGGAAGCAGAAG ATAAATCAACTGACGAGGAGTTAGAAAAGTTAGGGTTACCGCGTTCGTTTACTCCTGAAGCGACAGATG ATGAAATAGAGGATCTTGAGGATGAATACGAGGAGGGTCaggatgaagaagaggaagaggagcagGATAGAGTAGATTGGGGAAAAAAGTTAAAGAACTACTACGTCGACAGCTCCGATGATGAGTTGGACGAAGAAGCACTGGAAGATCGTATCGCAGAAGCACGTGATATCACGGCTGAAATGTATGAAGATGTTGAGGAAGAGGACGCGGACTTGGATCAATACGTAGATGTGGAAAAGGAGGACGACACAACA GCACTTGACACATTGATTGAAAATTTGTCTGAAtcgctgaagaaggactCGGAAAAGGTTACACTGCCGGACGATTTCTTTGTACTAAGCGATGAGCAGAAGAAGGAATTTCTGGACAAGGAGCACCCGGAGTTTTTACTACTCTTGAAGGAGTTTAAGGAAAAGTCGGACATATCAAACGAGCAAATATTTAAGCTCCTGAGTGACCCGAAGTCATTTAAACTATGCACGAAAGAC ggCTTGGAGTACTTGGATATTAGGAATGAGCTGTTCCTGATGTACTTATCCTATTTAACATACTATTTGCTCCTGAAGGTGCACGGAATATCGATAGAAAATCACCCAGTAATAGATAGGCTATTGGAGATAAGACTGTTGCTAGACAAGGCGAAACcaatagaaaataaattgcaGTATCAAATATCGAAATTGCTCAATAATTTGAAGA GTAAAGAGGAGAGTTTGGTACCAAGAATAGAGAACATGGAGTTGAACAATAtggataataaaaagtacaaGGCACCGaagaatataattaatcAAGTACACAACGAGGAG gataaggaagaagacgagAAGGATGAAAGACATAAATTcatgaaaaaaatgaacgAAATAGAAGAATATGAAATGGAAAGAATGAGACGTATACCACTGacgaaaaaatataaaaaat atatgCAAACGATGGAGAAAAAACATAAGAACTTGATCGGAACAAATTTACAAGATTTGACAAGTTTCACAAATGAGAAGACGAGAGTGAAGAGTAACTCAAATGACTTGAACGTAGCGGCACAGAAATTGAGACAAAGCGTAATAATGTCagaaaaaagaaataacCCAGATATGGTGTACACAAACAAGACCGatagaataataaaaaagagGAAGTCGATTAGTAACGAAGGTGATAGTAAGAGTAGCAGGAacggaaaaaataaagaacatAGACAAAAAAGGGAtgaaatagataaaataaaggaaaattataataaaataaaagaaaatagaaaacaaaaatatcaaCAAAGTAATGTAAGAGTATATAAGCCAGAAGAAGTAATAGAAGGAAAGAGAG ataTCGGAAAGGATATTATGAAAAACAGAGGACTGGTAGTAAAAAGAGATAAGACGCAAGGAAACGCAAGAGTAACAAATCGCAGaaagtttgaaaagaaaatgaaaatatataacgCAATGacgaataaaaatagaaaggAAGCACCAGATTACGTAGGAGAAGAAACgggaataaatataaataagaaaaagTCACTAAACGCATAA
- a CDS encoding uncharacterized protein (immunoglobulin E-set domain containing protein) encodes MITNYSTVPLIRPLQECVNQNRNLTPESDVCYAEGASLMGGACGEWLTFQVHLRNQCWPGTLRLHLESCEDQYFRATVHVGNFGDERDTLRATPSCVNDRLANNLHAESVHNNFHWDVCVADEYTYNVRYRVLLKGRFFLYVRLDGNDIAGSPFSIFISDGRVSSLSTRVVNATKLRCRAMPLIKTMVDVMNDARWDFECRNVVADQYQSRRLLTLENLRKYSLVNELVLNLCDRVGNIVKHHKPYVKAWSTNLGKVIDVSYQGDGIVLVRYVVIVSRPDLDKVKDYYSSRDETTLPAFLHNLTTPCTLHVQIDGQRVYGSPFTPEISNIAEIEDYYTCFPDTMDSLSLNIEELLSRNDIDGCSQLLSRFFVQNAHMSEDERQRVTDLVSKKFDNKSKLMKLQNYLMESEMYKIGHLKEHGLGELHQYVDDQYQIMLKAKTSSIIECIKELNSYNTPVDGKTKGFNNLADVISNYARISDELRKLHRYDLANKFDSITEGLCEEIELNRWEKVLADRKQKMLKIKDQVDESARKLGDFKAKVLAKYENLEFREVEEEPVHKKVQTVQEETVTDRLLPLVQNRCSPDSYKTDVDRVVETFWRRCSNYDIHSTITRVLKSSIRLKNAINEIFFYYSREYETADNMLQYAIPRLSIDQFHIDLGVSRSLLNNRRKVDEMFEKFSVVQHGELALPENMWCVYLRELAYLNLLYKIAESGDSLMLRDNLHPSRLSAFYHLCEFHLLRLYERLFTSRPDFQRHLKFYNTNKSLRSNSNFRYEKESSMVHYFPSKTDLASYITTEVPNIVGNGLNEEILHLVFKHYSRLSMCGRARVDPKSYQCDEDSWLSTAMFVIFSRDFGVVPGYMDGASVQKIANDTISANIEQGTYQSATFRGRLFYKDFVDALVNIISNSIYKICLNRDEMYTKSLKDNKILNITKKNKFHETRACIQSQESVLEDVNELIQILGFNNPAHVDMTIEAIYGQDSLEYLH; translated from the coding sequence ATGATTACTAACTACTCTACCGTTCCTCTAATTCGTCCATTACAGGAATGTGTTAATCAGAATCGCAATTTAACGCCTGAGTCAGACGTTTGCTATGCGGAGGGGGCCAGTTTAATGGGCGGGGCCTGCGGAGAATGGCTAACTTTTCAGGTCCACCTGAGGAACCAGTGCTGGCCTGGCACTCTACGCTTGCACTTGGAATCCTGCGAGGACCAGTATTTCAGGGCGACGGTCCACGTGGGCAACTTCGGCGATGAACGCGACACGTTACGAGCCACTCCCTCCTGCGTCAACGACCGCCTCGCCAACAACCTTCATGCCGAGTCGGTTCACAACAACTTCCACTGGGACGTCTGCGTCGCAGACGAATACACTTACAACGTGAGGTACCGCGTTCTCTTAAAGGGGCGGTTCTTCCTCTACGTCAGACTCGACGGGAACGACATCGCCGGGTCGCCCTTCAGCATCTTCATCTCAGACGGCAGGGTCAGCTCCCTTTCCACCAGGGTCGTCAACGCCACCAAGCTAAGGTGCAGGGCTATGCCGTTGATTAAAACCATGGTGGACGTGATGAACGATGCCCGCTGGGACTTCGAGTGCCGAAACGTTGTCGCGGATCAGTATCAGAGCCGGCGCCTCTTGACTCTGGAGAACTTGCGGAAGTACTCCCTCGTCAACGAACTGGTGCTGAACCTGTGCGACCGCGTCGGCAACATAGTCAAGCATCATAAGCCCTACGTGAAGGCCTGGAGCACCAATTTGGGCAAGGTTATCGACGTGAGTTACCAGGGCGATGGCATCGTCTTGGTCAGGTACGTTGTCATTGTCTCCAGGCCCGACCTCGACAAGGTCAAGGACTACTACTCAAGCCGCGACGAGACCACGCTGCCCGCCTTCCTCCACAACTTGACGACGCCCTGCACTCTGCACGTCCAGATCGACGGCCAGAGAGTGTATGGGAGCCCTTTTACCCCTGAAATCAGCAACATTGCTGAGATTGAGGACTATTATACTTGCTTCCCCGATACTATGGACTCACTCTCCCTCAACATCGAGGAGCTTCTGAGTCGAAACGACATCGATGGGTGCTCCCAGCTTCTGTCCAGGTTCTTCGTACAGAACGCGCACATGTCCGAGGACGAACGACAGCGCGTCACTGACCTCGTTTCAAAGAAGTTTGATAACAAGTCCAAGCTCATGAAGCTCCAGAACTACCTGATGGAGAGCGAGATGTACAAGATAGGGCATCTCAAGGAGCACGGCCTCGGCGAGCTCCACCAGTACGTCGACGACCAGTACCAAATCATGCTCAAGGCCAAGACGAGCAGCATCATCGAGTGCATCAAGGAGCTCAACAGCTACAACACTCCCGTGGACGGGAAGACCAAGGGCTTCAACAACCTCGCCGACGTCATCTCCAACTACGCCCGCATCAGCGATGAGCTGCGGAAGCTCCACAGGTACGACCTCGCGAACAAGTTCGACTCAATCACCGAGGGGCTCTGCGAGGAAATAGAGCTCAACCGGTGGGAGAAGGTGCTCGCCGACCGGAAGCAGAAGATGCTCAAGATTAAGGACCAGGTCGACGAGTCTGCCAGGAAGCTCGGCGACTTCAAGGCGAAGGTGCTGGCTAAGTACGAAAATCTCGAGTTCAGGGAGGTCGAGGAGGAGCCTGTACACAAGAAGGTCCAGACCGTCCAGGAGGAGACCGTCACCGACCGGCTCCTCCCTCTCGTTCAGAACCGGTGCAGCCCCGACTCCTACAAGACCGATGTAGACCGTGTCGTCGAGACGTTCTGGCGTCGCTGCAGCAACTACGACATCCACTCCACCATCACCAGGGTGCTCAAGTCCAGCATCCGCCTCAAGAACGCCATCAACGAGATTTTCTTCTACTACAGCCGCGAGTATGAAACTGCCGACAACATGCTCCAGTATGCCATCCCCAGGCTCTCGATCGACCAGTTCCACATCGACCTGGGCGTCAGCCGCAGCCTTCTCAACAACCGCCGCAAGGTCGACGAGATGTTCGAGAAGTTTTCCGTGGTACAGCACGGCGAGCTTGCGCTTCCCGAGAACATGTGGTGCGTCTACCTGAGGGAGCTCGCGTACCTGAACCTGCTCTACAAGATCGCCGAGTCCGGGGACTCGCTCATGCTCCGCGACAACCTCCACCCCTCCAGGCTCTCGGCCTTCTACCACCTCTGCGAGTTCCACCTGCTGAGGCTCTACGAGCGCCTCTTCACCAGCAGGCCCGATTTCCAGCGTCACCTAAAGTTCTACAACACCAACAAGTCGCTCAGGTCCAACAGCAACTTCCGGTACGAGAAGGAGTCCTCGATGGTCCACTACTTCCCCTCGAAGACCGACCTCGCCAGCTACATCACCACCGAGGTGCCTAACATTGTCGGCAACGGCCTGAACGAGGAGATTCTTCACCTGGTTTTCAAGCACTACAGCAGGCTTTCCATGTGCGGCAGGGCCAGAGTTGACCCCAAGTCTTACCAGTGCGACGAGGACTCGTGGCTCTCCACTGCCATGTTCGTCATATTCTCCAGGGACTTTGGTGTGGTTCCCGGCTACATGGACGGCGCTTCCGTTCAAAAGATCGCAAACGACACCATCAGCGCCAACATCGAGCAGGGCACTTACCAGTCCGCGACGTTCCGCGGCCGGCTGTTCTACAAGGACTTTGTGGACGCTCTGGTCAACATCATTTCAAACTCCATTTACAAGATTTGCTTAAACCGCGACGAGATGTACACCAAATCGCTCAAGGATAACAAGATTCTGAACAtaacgaagaagaacaagttCCACGAGACCAGGGCCTGCATCCAATCGCAAGAGTCGGTGCTGGAGGACGTAAACGAGCTCATCCAAATACTCGGGTTCAACAACCCTGCCCACGTGGACATGACTATCGAGGCCATATACGGCCAGGATTCACTAGAGTATCTACACTAG
- a CDS encoding uncharacterized protein (acyl-CoA-binding protein, ACBP domain containing protein) — protein sequence MALYALRTCICDTVDSFLLYLQFGSVPIKEFNDCCVRVATSRNQGALTEEEFLAFYGLFKQAKFGDCKNENEMLFSEEQILKRESWLNMKGLSRKDAMIKYINLAEKLLGDSNGDMETNSTIHTSGFVVESTENFEHDDFFDLVVEGECGRVVQYLSRNPNLVAVRSPEGLTALHLAADRYVGDACKIFRGNLDMVKCLIGHGASVNCVDDNGDTPLHVAIESQEDEVVKYLIEAGADPKLK from the exons ATGGCATTGTACGCACTGAGAACCTGTATTTGTGACACGGTTGACTCATTTTTGCTGTATTTGCAGTTCGGGTCGGTGCCGATAAAGGAATTTAATGACTGCTGTGTGAGAGTCGCAACGTCCCGAAACCAGGGAGCACTCACCGAGGAGGAGTTCCTCGCCTTCTACG GATTGTTCAAACAGGCCAAGTTTGGAGACTGTaagaatgaaaatgaaatgtTATTCTCGGAAGAACAAATACTTAAAAG AGAGTCTTGGCTGAATATGAAGGGGCTGTCAAGGAAAGACGCGATGATAAAGTACATAAACCTGGCGGAGAAACTGCTGGGAGACAGTAACGGCGACATGGAAACA aaCTCGACCATACACACGAGCGGATTTGTGGTTGAAAGCACGGAGAA CTTCGAACACGACGATTTCTTCGACCTGGTCGTGGAGGGGGAATGTGGAAGAGTGGTCCAGTATCTGTCTA GGAACCCGAACTTGGTTGCAGTGAGGAGTCCGGAGGGGCTGACGGCTCTGCATTTGGCGGCGGACAGGTACGTTGGCGACGCGTGTAAGATATTCAGAGGGAACCTCGATATGGTCAAGTGCCTCATTGGACACG GAGCGAGTGTCAACTGCGTTGATGATAATGGCGACACGCCTCTCCACGTGGCAATTGAATCACAGGAGGACGAGGTGGTTAAGTATCTGATTGAAGCGGGGGCGGATCCGAAGTTGAAGTAA
- a CDS encoding uncharacterized protein (SET domain containing protein) encodes MFEYRNPDSYTHSISTVDSYGSEECSSSSDHESPKYSSNLATFSKKTIDSVVEVSEVPGKGRCLFVRKEFEPGSLIFAESPLFMILPSSRPDLWEKLTSLNQESAFTLPPLWHKAALLSIIEGTDESNKIMANKWVERKFGSIYYRLVDPNQEVSADVYRVLGSICTIVDGNYYYNGVQISPEVYQLYLQVWPLNAFGRSSDPDGLVIYDKISYLAHSCNPSCCWHHTDDENFVLRARKKLIPGDEITISYLGESDLLSPTFKRRTLLQNWHFFCTCDRCSLPVDLSRGFLCKYCHYGTIFLRYDSYTDKHTSTECEMCKYKFTETETNEYIELERAYMFRIDEIDKSDLMDMFQVYDHAKNVFRQHWSLYQLETMMYEYYKENGNLEQAKLYLLLRLHYVDKVVSGPLYLVAFMHEELADILTNLAGIDQEATKMENRNADIGTLNMIMSYYYNAAALLAILCGYNHNYYYSVVYKRHQVEQLAVSLMKKVSAPDSTNKE; translated from the exons ATGTTTGAATATCGCAACCCAGATTCTTATACACATTCCATCTCAACTGTGGATTCATATGGAAGTGAGGAATGCTCGAGTAGTTCAGACCACGAGTCCCCTAAATACTCCTCAAATCTAGCCACGTTTAgcaaaaaaacaatagatTCTGTGGTTGAGGTGTCAGAAGTGCCTGGGAAAGGAA GATGCCTCTTTGTTAGAAAGGAATTTGAGCCAGGATCACTCATATTTGCAGAATCTCCACTGTTCATGATTTTGCCGTCGTCCAGGCCTGATTTATGGGAGAAACTAACGAGTCTGAATCAGGAATCGGCCTTTACATTACCGCCGCTGTGGCATAAGGCAGCCTTGTTGAGTATAATTGAAGGAACGGACGAATCAAACAAGATCATGGCAAACAAATGGGTAGAACGTAAGTTTGGTAGCATTTATTATCGATTGGTAGACCCGAATCAGGAGGTATCTGCAGATGTGTACAGGGTCCTAGGCTcaatatgtacaatagtaGACGGAAACTATTATTATAACGGGGTGCAAATAAGTCCGGAAGTGTATCAGCTGTACCTGCAAGTGTGGCCACTAAACGCGTTCGGAAGAAGCTCAGACCCGGACGGACTAGTAATATATGATA aaatATCGTACCTCGCACATAGCTGCAACCCATCATGCTGTTGGCATCACACAGATGATgaaaattttgttttaaggGCCAGAAAGAAACTGATACCCGGAGACGAAATAACGATTTCATATCTGGGCGAATCGGACCTACTGTCTCCAACTTTCA AAAGGAGGACTCTCTTGCAAAACTGGCATTTCTTTTGCACGTGCGATCGTTGCTCTCTTCCAGTGGACCTGTCGAGAGGATTTCTGTGTAAATACTGCCACTACGGAACAATATTCCTGAGATACGACAGCTACACAGACAAACACACAAGCACGGAGTgcgaaatgtgtaagtacAAGTTCACGGAAACGGAAACGAACGAGTACATAGAACTGGAAAGAGCGTACATGTTCAGAATAGATGAGATAGACAAGAGTGATTTGATGGACATGTTCCAAGTGTACGACCACGCGAAAAACGTGTTCAGGCAGCACTGGTCACTCTACCAGCTCGAGACCATGATGTATGAGTACTACAAGGAAAACGGGAACCTGGAACAAGCAAagctgtacctgctgctgaggctgCACTACGTGGACAAG GTTGTTTCGGGGCCGCTGTACCTTGTGGCCTTTATGCACGAGGAGCTGGCAGACATCTTGACTAATTTGGCAGGGATAGACCAGGAGGCCACGAAAATGGAGAATAGGAATGCTGACATAGGGACCTT AAACATGATAATGagctactactacaacgCCGCAGCACTCCTAGCCATACTGTGCGGATACAACcacaactactactactcgGTCGTG TACAAGCGACACCAAGTTGAGCAATTGGCAGTTTCACTAATGAAGAAAGTGTCAGCCCCGGATTCCACGAATAAAGAATAA
- a CDS encoding ribonucleolar protein yields the protein MTKTYLLFETAAGYGLYQVDKWDQIGTDISIDELMANEERFSGTVKFKAFQPFKTSKEALENMRSIIDGEVTVLLSSFLSQNLPPNDHALAIVDVSLAKSLSQKGFKVVYDSNVLELVRGCRMYESKRLTKLASGGTTFDMNNFQVGLGHSYSRSKLKFDPAKQDKPIINSVSLLDTLTKNLNSFAMRVREWYGWHFPELTKLVPDNKEFCEAVRLIKKKEEYDFDDEEKMGALLELLGEEVATSVKKAARHSIGQELADLDLKNILNFADNVIRLDEMRTKLSSYLNDKVSTVAPNLNTVVGSLLSGRLISHAGSLVNLAKAPASTIQILGAEKALFRALKSRSNTPKYGLLYQSTFIGKANNKHKGKAARYLANKCALAARLDYFCDVNSDVYGKKMSEQLGKRMEYLLGGPHHDKNINVMKQAHEEYKELAKLAKLNEAEKKEELNKNVDSSEAETATSESKPKKKSKAKSKSKPDSENKDETAVTADSQEKKKKRPEKPVKEKKAIKELEEKDEKNEEQTTESTQKSEAEEAEKPKKKEGGKRKSPKDAEGLETENKSQSKKKKKKEESEN from the coding sequence ATGACGAAAAcgtatttattgtttgAGACGGCCGCAGGTTATGGCCTATACCAGGTGGACAAATGGGACCAGATAGGCACAGATATATCCATCGACGAGTTGATGGCAAATGAGGAGCGATTCTCAGGAACTGTTAAGTTTAAAGCGTTCCAGCCGTTTAAAACGTCAAAGGAGGCGCTGGAAAACATGAGAAGTATCATAGATGGGGAAGTGACGGTGCTGCTGTCGTCGTTCCTGAGCCAGAACCTGCCGCCGAACGACCACGCGCTGGCAATCGTGGACGTTTCACTGGCGAAGAGCCTATCGCAAAAGGGATTTAAAGTAGTCTACGACTCAAACGTGCTCGAGCTGGTTCGAGGCTGCAGAATGTACGAGTCGAAGAGACTGACAAAGCTGGCCTCAGGAGGAACGACATTCGACATGAACAACTTCCAAGTGGGCCTGGGGCACAGCTACAGCAGAAGTAAGCTGAAGTTCGACCCGGCGAAGCAAGATAAGCCGATAATCAACTCAGTATCGCTGTTGGACACCCTTACCAAAAACTTGAACTCGTTCGCAATGAGAGTGAGAGAGTGGTACGGATGGCACTTCCCAGAGCTGACAAAACTGGTGCCCGACAACAAGGAGTTCTGCGAAGCAGTGAGActgataaagaagaaggaagagtACGActtcgacgacgaggagaaAATGGGAGCactgctggagctgctgggagAGGAGGTGGCGACGAGCGTGAAGAAGGCAGCAAGACACTCAATAGGACAGGAGCTGGCGgacctggacctgaagaacataCTCAACTTCGCAGACAACGTGATAAGGCTGGACGAAATGAGGACGAAGCTGAGCAGTTACCTGAACGACAAGGTGTCGACAGTGGCGCCGAACCTGAACACAGTGGTGGGCTCACTGCTCTCAGGAAGACTCATAAGCCACGCAGGCTCCCTGGTGAACCTGGCGAAGGCGCCAGCAAGCACAATACAGATCCTGGGAGCAGAAAAGGCGCTGTTTAGAGCACTGAAGTCGAGGTCGAACACGCCGAAATACGGGCTTCTGTACCAGTCGACGTTCATAGGAAAGGCGAACAACAAGCACAAGGGAAAAGCAGCAAGGTACCTGGCGAACAAGTGCGCACTGGCAGCAAGGCTGGACTACTTCTGCGACGTCAACTCAGACGTGTACGGAAAGAAAATGTCGGAACAGCTGGGAAAGAGAATGGAGTACCTGCTAGGAGGACCGCACCACGACAAAAACATCAACGTGATGAAGCAGGCACACGAGGAGTACAAGGAGCTGGCAAAATTGGCAAAACTAAATGAAGCGGAAAAGAAAGAGGaactgaataaaaatgtagatTCGAGTGAAGCTGAGACAGCTACCTCAGAAAGTAAGCCTAAGAAAAAGAGTAAGGCCAAGAGCAAGAGTAAGCCTGATTCTGAGAACAAAGACGAAACGGCAGTAACGGCAGACTCCCAggagaagaaaaagaagcGCCCAGAAAAGCCagtgaaggaaaagaaggcAATTAAAGAATTGGAAGAAAAGGACGAAAAAAACGAAGAACAAACTACAGAAAGTACACAGAAGTCGGAAGCGGAGGAGGCAGAGAAgccgaagaagaaggaaggcGGAAAACGCAAGTCTCCCAAGGACGCAGAAGGCTTAGAAACAGAAAACAAGTCgcaaagtaaaaaaaagaagaagaaggaagaaagTGAAAATTAG